A genomic region of Danio aesculapii chromosome 21, fDanAes4.1, whole genome shotgun sequence contains the following coding sequences:
- the dolk gene encoding dolichol kinase: MQMDPVLVESAVVFAMVISVHMAVWNQLSWCCIALAVQAFYVQHKWDRLIRSGAAVFQFRPSANSGVLPASMVLPLLGLALRGRCLAVGNVYMERFAMVITVIGMMLALFLSLIALGITRPVPTNTCVIAGIASSAILYTVKQTLTVSEVIEVLEVLLIFVYLSLILLYLLPRCFTPGEALLILGGISFIINQLIKRSLASSGNANSDPLPYFLPVAVLGLVLLGIFFAVLFIFMESETWSASLFFHTMTAVLGLGLLVPWLSLLTQHHPITWLMHFITESNTRLWLVGFWAALALLAVAVVMHQNSHRSAGSKKHQASTTVRKYFHLLTVLTFAPGLALDRPLLHLSAVVCLSAFLFLEYVRYFRIRPFGPPLRRLLTLFLDERDSGPLILTHIYLLLGVSLPLWLTPGMCTPKGGLGGASGLVPYAGVLAVGVGDTVASIFGSNVGEIRWPGTKKTFEGTASSVFAQIIAVVVFLIADGSINLNASYSWVVGSISMVAMLEAYTSQIDNLLLPLYLYILLLL, encoded by the coding sequence ATGCAGATGGATCCAGTGCTGGTTGAATCAGCGGTGGTGTTTGCCATGGTCATTTCTGTACACATGGCCGTGTGGAATCAGCTGTCCTGGTGCTGCATCGCTCTGGCCGTCCAGGCTTTTTATGTGCAGCACAAATGGGATCGTCTGATTCGCTCTGGTGCCGCCGTCTTCCAGTTTCGTCCCTCAGCCAACAGCGGCGTCCTGCCAGCCAGTATGGTGCTGCCACTCCTGGGACTCGCCCTACGGGGGCGCTGCCTTGCTGTGGGAAACGTCTACATGGAGCGATTCGCAATGGTCATCACAGTAATCGGGATGATGTTAGCTCTATTCCTCTCGCTCATCGCATTGGGAATCACACGACCGGTGCCAACAAACACTTGTGTTATCGCCGGAATTGCTAGTAGTGCTATTCTGTACACCGTAAAGCAAACACTAACAGTGTCCGAGGTGATCGAAGTCTTGGAGGTGCTTCTGATTTTTGTGTATCTAAGTTTAATCCTGCTGTACCTCCTTCCACGTTGCTTTACCCCCGGCGAAGCCCTTCTGATCCTCGGCGGGATTAGTTTTATCATCAACCAGCTCATTAAGCGCTCTCTGGCTTCGTCTGGAAATGCAAATTCGGACCCGCTTCCGTATTTCCTCCCAGTGGCTGTTTTAGGGTTAGTGCTATTGGGAATCTTCTTCGCCGTGCTTTTTATATTCATGGAATCTGAAACCTGGTCAGCGTCGCTCTTCTTCCATACCATGACTGCGGTTTTGGGATTGGGGTTATTGGTTCCTTGGCTATCCCTACTCACGCAGCATCATCCAATCACTTGGCTGATGCATTTCATCACCGAATCAAACACTCGACTTTGGCTCGTTGGATTTTGGGCCGCTTTGGCGCTTCTAGCAGTTGCCGTTGTGATGCATCAAAATAGTCATCGATCTGCAGGCAGCAAGAAGCATCAAGCATCAACAACTGTACGAAAGTATTTCCACCTGCTCACCGTTTTAACCTTCGCTCCCGGACTCGCTCTGGATCGTCCTTTGCTGCATTTGTCTGCGGTTGTTTGCCTCTCTGCGTTTTTGTTTCTCGAATACGTCCGCTATTTTCGCATTCGACCATTCGGGCCTCCGCTTCGACGCCTTCTCACTTTATTCCTGGATGAGAGAGATTCAGGACCACTTATTCTCACTCATATTTATCTTCTTCTTGGCGTTTCTCTTCCGCTGTGGTTGACACCTGGGATGTGTACCCCTAAAGGAGGCCTAGGGGGTGCTAGTGGGCTAGTACCCTACGCTGGCGTCCTCGCTGTAGGGGTTGGAGACACAGTGGCATCCATTTTCGGCAGTAACGTCGGTGAAATCCGCTGGCCAGGGACTAAGAAGACATTTGAGGGCACGGCATCTTCTGTTTTTGCTCAGATCATCGCTGTGGTGGTTTTCCTCATCGCCGACGGCAGTATTAACCTGAACGCCAGCTACTCATGGGTGGTGGGATCCATCTCTATGGTGGCCATGTTGGAGGCCTATACGTCGCAGATTGACAACCTGCTGCTTCCTCTGTACCTCTACATCCTCCTGCTGCTATGA